In the Hydractinia symbiolongicarpus strain clone_291-10 chromosome 13, HSymV2.1, whole genome shotgun sequence genome, CGAACTAGTGCTACGatcaaaatatgaaaatttttcagTGCAAATCTTTCTACTCAAACGCTCACAGATAAAACCTCTGTATCTGAAATCACTACCATTACTACCTACTTACCATCACTACCAATCACTACTATTTTTGACGTAATCGGTTTGGGTTTATACGTAAGACCGTTACATTCTTTTATATTGTCTGTCCAAAAAAGCATTTCTGTTTTAACTCCGGCGTTTAAAATATTGGTTGATACCATGTTTCGCGGGTTTCGACGAGTGGGACGTGTGAAGAGCCAAACTAAAGGTCCGATAGCTAGGTGCATTGAAGATAATTGACCAGCGAGTTTTGACATTTGCTTTGCTGAACAATATTTCTTACTCAATATGTTCATGATACTATCaagttatttattaatttttgtttcagGTACAGTAAATGTCATGTTTTTGGTGTCGATAATGGTGCCTAACCATTCACCTACTTGCTTGAGTTGGAAATCGCTTTTAATTTGGTTTGCGACAAATCCTGCTGAAAGTAAATGCTACGAATTCCGGCAGCTCTCCATTTTTTAACAAGTGGTCGCAAAACTTTAGTAAAAACATAACAAGCGGAGGCAAGACCAAAAGGAAGTACGACGAACTGAAAATATCTTGTTTCTCCGTTCGGAAAAGTCCATGCGAATTTATAATGCTCCGGATGAATTTCGATATGATGGTAACCGGATTGAAGATcgaattttgcaaaataatcgTTCTTATCAAACATTTCAGATAAAGTAGTCAAATCTTCGTAACGaattttatttagttttgttCCGCGCTCTACGATAGTTAATGGATTACAGCAATAAGGTTTATTAGATACCTCTTGTATATATCCTTTCTCTAAAAGACTAACAATTGCCTGTTCTACAAATTTCGGATGCCTCAAGCtagaaagattatttaaaactaACTATatacccgtggaagaatccattttatttcttttttaatccaTGTAACGGACACGTAAACACACAGCAGTTCGAATTTTACAATCTGTTTTATTTAATAAGCATAACCTGTACATGGTAAAAAACTGTCACAAGTACATCagccgaattcccgtggaagaaatCCACTAAATCTCTCATTAAACGATGTAAGGGACACCAAACAGAAAtatacaacacagtaatttaaatttttaaaactctaaTTTCAACCTAGACCCCgtgctctttgtctcttttataaaaagaaagagaaaaaagccctgggattgaggttgctcacaatctgcattattctatatttATTCCCCCTtgaaacaaaacttttaaaaatataagcagttgcaacaacaaaataaaaattaaataaaaataaaaatgcaatcaaattccaatcagttctctttgtgaCTTTATATAATCGTacgttttcttcttctttatatatttctgacaacaacattaactttttatactcggtatattgtatatctaccgtaACAATTCAATCCAagatattaaaagaacagtttaCCGTACAGACCCAaaagaaaatcaattattttgaaACGTGGTGCATGacaacaatgcagtgttttcgaatttcgTAAACATTGATTTAGTTTTCTTACAGTTTTTAAGTTTATTAACATTACGGTTTTTTTATAACGACATAACACTGCATTTCCCACTTTTGTAgctttaaaaacagtaacaatggtaaaattactttttacaatgTAAATTTTTCTCTAGAATATACAcgttgtattttataagaatagtgtttttacatttcagcctcaatgttcttaactttcttgacaaaAACTATCCTAAATAAtctcaatatgttcttagcATGGCTATGGCCTGGAAATATATAATGCctaaaataaagcatgctataagttactatTGCTAACTAATGGCAATTCTACTATATGTAACGGCCCATTTCTTGGACACAAAAAAGTTCagttcgtttgatatacaacaaaaaaagtaaacttctaatcaattttgtgcgtcacacaaatgttcatatttaaaacaaactatcaagcttagacatattctaaggatattctaaacttctgacccatttttcagagtatattcttaaaaataagtgcttaaagaaaatattttccgacTCAAGACgcaacaacaaacttaatatttaaggagAAAAAGAGCCCTAAAAAAATCGTCATATACACAAATTCATTTCtctatcaaaaaatttaaacaacacaCACCtgttttctttcgctttctcagtaggcCGCTAGGGTTCTCTGAATAAAATCCAACcgattttttacttcgattaatAAATTTCGCTTCATCCCAAGGAGAACGGATTGGAAATGTTTAACTACAAATTTCTGATGCATTTCCAATGAATTCTTTTTGTGATGTTATATTATTGTacttttttcttcgttttaaaaaatatttctgacaacacTTCTTTCGATAACAACTgacaacagtttgtttttttacattttagattcgaattacattcatattcgaatgcaatacaacctcggtcccagaacacaaaaatggaaaatatagaaaaacataagctttaagctaacctcatgatgagtagACATTGAcatgctttgtttaaaaaaactttttttcaggattaatttgaaaaacagacaaccttcttcgctttggtgttcttttttcagttaataaacaacttgtttccgtgagatacggcgcaCACACTGTAAACCGGGgctagaattaattttttttaaattatatatataaaatatatattttaaattaaattattttatctatAACGACCCCGTggggcttttaaaacaaacaaaaaacaaatagaaatatttaaaaattttattttttaaaataacgaaagaaaagaattaaatgtttaaatagtaaccccctgatttgcatcttttttaactcggtaaattttagcgtaacgccacctcgtaagaaagtgacccgtactttgcgtgtcgtggactcacatggttattcacacaagcgtattattatCGACCGCCTGAAGGCGGTCACTCCCGGAGGCCCTGGGTGCGTAGTCTTTCTTGCAGAAAATTTCTGCGTTCGTAGCTGTGGTCCCATGTTGAATGTAAAGGTCGCGGAATGATGGAGATACAGCTGAAAACAGTTGAAGATTTGCTGGCTTCGCCATCATATGATGAGCAGCAGACTGCCCTTGAAAGAACAAGTGTGCACGCTGCTGTTCAATTCTCTCTCTTTCGAAGCGAACTTTACTATAAGCACGTGTTTGTGGTGGCGGTATTTTCACATCTCTCTCTTTCGAAACGAACTTACTATAAGCACGTGTTTGTGGTGGCGGTATTTTCACAAGTAAGTAGAATTATTatagaatttttatttcaacGGATGAGCGTGAAGGCTCGAACGAGCATGAAAGATTCACTCATATTTGATTGTTCAGTAAAGTGAAACTCGTCTAAAAAATGTTCATTTCTCAGCGCTACCATCTCTTGAATGCGGTCCTTAAAAGTCCAGGTATATACAGCTGTGCAATAGACACATTTTTAGAGTTGTGTTCTATGTTTTTTAtccatatctgaaaaatattcatcCAGATATGACACATTTCTGTCACAAAATATATGACGCATGTGTCAAATATGACCAACATCTATCTTCTAATGTCACTGATCTTTCACTAATTTACGACTTGATCGCCTATAATGTTAGGGATCCCATTTGGACTTTGATACAATCAAGATGTCCCTCATTTCGTAGGAGGGACTGCAATGCTCAGTTCTCAGAAATTTTTCAGGAATCAGTGTTTGGATCTTTGAATGATTCTGAAAAAGCATTATTTATCACATCTTTTCAATATAATGATTGTTGCGAGTGTTGTGGGAGGATTATATGCGGTTCGATGTGCAGTTTCGTACAATACGTGTCCAATTATAGATCTCTTCCACTTGCTCATTTCAATGACAATTGGCATATGTATTTATttgcacataatttttttgtcactaaGATTGTTTGTCCTCTGTGTGGAGAACGTACTACTGTGCCAAATGCTTTGACCACCCCAGCAACAGTTTTGTTCATTGAGTTTTCCAATGAAATGCAGAATCAGTTGAAAATACAGACCATCATTGAAGTGGGTGGTTTGCGGTATAAACTTTCAGGtgcagtgaaaaataaaaatatgcattttacgACATGTGTTACTTTTCAGAATTCATGGATGTATATAGATGATTTGACCTTCAATGAAGAGCTGGTTCTTACAACCAATTATTCGACAATCATTTGCTTTTTAACAGAAGCGTTGGATGTACAATTTGATGAGTCTGTAGCGCAAAAAGATTCTACAGCAACACCGCCTAAGGAAATGATCGTATGTTGTCCCATTATTGAGAGTATTGTCGTGAAAACCTTCTTACAATGCAAAATATGTAAGGGAAAAGTAGATATTCGTCCAGGAACTGGTTTGGCAACCTGCACCAATGTTCACTGTGGTCGAGATTTCTCAGTCACTCATTTAAAGCAGCAACCGAACTGCTGCCAAATATGTGTTGTTTTGGATATGCGTAACAAATATGTTGCTTTAACCGTAACTGCTTACAGAGAAGTCCTTGAAGAATATTTCAGCGAAGAAATTGCGGATGAGGTGAAACTGCGATCCGATTTGTTGAATCTCACAGATGTTGATTTTGTTATCACCAAAGGTCAAAAAGTTAGCAAAATGACCATGCATAAAAAATGAACTATTCAAAGATGATTCCACTATGgcttttttttttgtactacTTGTGTTATTATTACCGTAGGACTGTGAAAACTGCTTATTTCATGCTATATATGTACCAATTTGTCAGTTGTAGAAATTGAGCTGATTTGAGAGATCATGATCCAACACTTCGTTTCTCGTTAATTttctattacagcttttatatgaAAACTCTTTTTATATCATGTTGATAGCTGGTCTAACACATAAAGATCAAACACTTTTTTGCtctctattttttgttattattttgataGGTATGtgacttttctttattttcacattgtaaatatttactttaaaaacaaaaagtacgtTTGGTTTTGTTATACCATGCTTCTTCAATTTCCAATGCTGAAAAGTAACTACGCAATGTGGCCTCTTCCCGCGCATTATATTCTGTTTTTTCATGGCCAAAAATTTTCCAATGAAAAGTTAACCTGCCCTAGCCGTACTGAACGATGGAAAAATGAATTTCGCGGTATTGCAAATTGGCCACTTATCGTAGCGTACCACTTTTCCAACTGCTGCGCATATGCAGGCTTTGCAGAAAATAGGATAAGTTCTTCCATAGAAAGTATGGAACCAGCAGCATATTCAACTGATTCAGGTATACAAATAGGTTGAAAGGCAGTCAATAATAAATATctgtaatatatatacatataaattggCCTTCAACAAAAGTGATGATATATATGACCATTCGCAAgaaaacttatttatttgaactgaAAAATTGATGCACGCAGCGGTCGCACCAGTGTGGACACTGCCCTAGTATAGATAAAACGGTGCAGGTGGATTTGCAAAAGGTAAAACATATCCGTACTCTATAATATGGGAAACGAAAGGGGATGCGGACAAGTCATTTTTCCTAAACGATAATCTTTTTCTAAGTCTACCAACAACACACGTTTATCTTTTTCGTATTTATAATCTCTGTTCGGCTTTGGGCTTATTTCTTGGGCAAAAGGAGTAAAAATTTCCTCTTTCTCTGCACAAATAACAGGAGTATCTAGAATGAGAAAAATCTCTTCCGGGTGAAATATTTCTACGCTGATTTTGCGCAACATTAAAATACTCAAATCTACTAGTAGAATGTTTATAAAAACGAGAATTTTTTGTTGCGTTTTTTCGTTTATATTCTTCGGCCTGCGTCTTTTTATTAGCAGCAGCTTGCCGTCTAGATCGATTCATTCGCCTTTCGTCTTCAGAGTTATCCGCTGGAGTATCTGAGTCATAACATTTTACAATTTCCCAGCCGTCATCTTCCCTATCGgcaagttttaaaagtttttgacGCTTTTCAATAATCTTCTTACCTTCGTCTATCTTTTATAATCACTGGCTGTTCTGCACCAAGCAAAGCTTCTTTAACCTTTAAATTATGTTCGTATTATTTTTCGTTGTATTTTCTTCTAAATTCTGGAGTTTCCGACGATTTTAGTTTCTTTGAAATGTTTTCCGATACTAATTGTACACTGCTGGAAACCAAATATGTTCCCACAAACCTGGAAAAACGGGGTGCTGGCTTATAAGAAGGGCGAGGATACTAACCCCGAGAATTTCCGTCCAATTACGCTACAACCGTCATGAGCACAGTTTACACAAGTATAATGAAAAATCGTTTATATAAGTACACATGTGACAATAACTTCGCCGAGCATAGCATACGAAAAGGATTCTGGTCACGTACGTTACCGGTACAATAGAACACATAGAGACATTGTCTTTCCTTATAAATAACACcacattgaaataaaaaagcatAGTCGCCAATCTTATTGATTTAAGAATTGCGTTTGGAGAAGTAAATTACAAGTTTCTAATGTCAGTACCACCATCTACCACAGCATATTATTGACATCGTCGAAAGTTTGTATAACAACGTTAAGATCAACATTTCGTGTTATCATATTATGGCGAACTGTAACAAGAGTGTTCTGGAGGGAAGATATACGTGGCGTCATGATTCTGTACTATACACCATGCTGTACATCTTAGTCAAGTGGGAAATGTCACTGTGTATGCAGATGTTCCAGGCTTTCTAAACATATCAACCCTGTTAGAATTTGTCAGACCAGACATTGTCTTTGTAAAGGACAACACCTATCATATTATCGAGTTGACAATTTGTTTCGAGACCAATTTGGTGAAATCACATGAATATAAAAGCAGAAAGTACGAAAATATACAGGATTACGTAATTGGTAAGAACTTCGACGCCGCACTTTACCCTATCGAATTTAGTTCCGTTGGGTTCGTTCCTCCTTCGATGAAGAAGCTTACTAGCTTGTTGAGACAAAACAAAATCGACGTAAATAGAATGATTTTCAAATGCAGCGAAGTTGCTTGCAGATGTTCCTATTATGTATTTAATGGACTAACGAAAAGCTAGTTGGAAAGCCCAATACTGAAGTTTGTGTAATATATGTTCATCTGCTGTCCTTTTTATAAGTGAACAGAATTGAAATTTCTAGTTGTATCtggaaaaattaataaaatatatgtcaaatgctaaaaaaatacTACAGGATACAGCCATTTCAGTGAtagaaacactgttatcaatgcgggtcctgtgttctgaatgtatgcattaagtatacaccggtaTTGCCTAACCAATTTCCCTTACATGGCATGGGTTAACCcatagctgtggtaaagacactctCGCTGTAGATCCAatcacggaccttgtgattacgaagcgaactacATAACCATTAtagctagccttatttattcctattcttttgaggtttttattcagtttggtattagagctttttatgctagctaacaTTATGTATTTTTGTGTTGGGGTTGTGACTACCGAGCTAGCTTTTTAGCTACCTCTAActgaaaagtgaaagtagccaaatgcagtttggctacaacaaaattcttaatcaataatTCTCATGGTAATTGCAGTTAGGTAGCTAGGTACACCTTTTACTGTCATATAAAATTTCGCGAATGTCTAAAGACACAATAGCCTCGATTAACCTTTGATGTATTATGACGATTTTTTTCCTTAGACAGTACTTTTCAGGTTAATAATAAAATGATCCATGAAGCCGTGATCGATCAGTATTTTAAGCAAAACTTACtttaagtaatttaaatttCTGAAAAGCGTTAAGGTTTTACTTTGTTAGATTTATTAAACATGAATGACTCGGTCTTAGTGCTGCGTTGTACATTAAGAAAGAATAGTAGActgctgaaataataaaaacaacagctCTGTCAgtgtttgtagctagctatcgaTAGCTAGCTAAAACAAGGTTGTTATGCTTAGCACGTAGTAGGTGATGAAAAACCTACTGCAGACGTGCTCATAACAgctatttttatgtattttatagcttagtactttgtttacattagctCTTAGCTAGCTCAACTCTTTCAACGTTTGCAAAATGCAATAACAACATATTTGTTTGAAATCAGGTGTACAAGAATAAATCTTACAAATTTGTATATTCTCTGGGGACGCTACTTGCAAATATTTATCAAATATTAacttaaattaatgaatttatacttaaattaatgaatttatacttaaattaatgaattaattcaaagaaaaagaatataacTTGAGTAGAGAGAATCTAGCGTCTCTGAGAAATCTATGAATTTTAGTAATACCTTAACCATATTCATGTAGAGGGTAAAATCAACCCATTCGCAGCCTAAAACACGCTGTATGTTAAAAAATTGGCCCATTTGAACTGAAATTTGACTATTGACAGGATAGCTTTCTGTGatacaagaaaataagaaactggGTTGCCAACAGAGTTCCCACGCCTCCTCATAactcctcaaatctcctcaaattcAAAAGGTCTTTCCAATTCTCCTCAAATGTTCTcaagtttttttgaaatttaggttttcttctcaaatctcctcacaatttttttgacatttgattattttttatatatttctatatatattgtttattttaaatcaaCACAACTTGTGGTTGTTGTGGCTTGCaaacattacttttttttgtatttttatttaaagcaaaGTTTCTTAGTTATCTTTTATACGAATATATTGCGATGCCAGTCTGTGTGTTCCTTAATTTTTACAAGTGCAAGTcctcaaattttgttttaaatagcaAAAGTGGGAACCCTGACCAATCAAGCATGGCAAATACTTTTAATTACACCCTATCTGACAATTTTAATCATGAGAATTGCTCATAATGTTTTTCGCACATGTATCgttgtcaaaattgataaatgtaaaaatcgTTCATCGGTGTCCCCGAAAACGACTAAATTCAGAAACTCAGGAACTATAATAAtggtggaaatatttttttgactcAAATTTATCCAACCAACCTAAAAACATGTTAATAGCAAGATTCAAgtctttatttcaattttattctTATCAAAATGTTTGGTTTTGAACAAGAAGTATTTTTATAGCTTACTTCACTGAATACTTTAACAGCTATTTTCCACTTTAAGAAAATTTACGATGGAACGAAATGGACAGGCACAGAAGGTCAAGTCTAAAAGTCCACACGAGTAGCAACACAAGTGAACACGAGTGACCACGAGTAACACCGTGAGTAACACCGCGAGTAACACCGCGAGTGACCATGAGTGACCACAATTGACAACGGAGGACTACAAGTGACTGCAAGTGACAGGGTATGAAAAGCTGAAAATATTTCAAACGATACTTGGTCCCTACCAAGTGAGCTAGTGAGATACAATAGAATTCTGCTGTGTGTGTACAAAAGAAAAGCATGTGGAAACcgtattgttttttttgaaaattcaaaaacgCCAACCAAAACTGAAGAGTATGAAGCATGTAAAAACCATCCACTTTCGAACAAAACAATGTTCGATCGTACCAGTTGTAAAACGCTCTAACCtcaattttaacaataaaatagaTTTAAAGAAGTAGATTTGAGTTTTGTAGTTGGTTAACATAGTGGTAGTAATCGTAGTAAGTAATAATAATCGTATAAGTAGCGATTTCCATAATGGATGAAGGAAAAAAAACGGTAATGGATTGAAGTTGAGGAGGTGATGGACACAGAAAAGCGGAAATACGTTGATACACACAGTAAGCTTGTACTTTATAACTAATTTGCATTCATTTCTTTTTCCTAGCcttttgatatatatattttcgaACTTGTTTTTAGTACATGACGTTATGGTTATTTCTTCTGATGAAGAAACAATGACATAGGTAGATGTtaattttgtttcaattttCAAGAGGACCTGTAAGTTTTTTCCTACATTGGCTTCTTTTTTGCACAATTCCaggccaaaaatgttttcattttgtttctGGCATCACGGCAAtgtttaaatactacatttgttACGGGAGGAACATAAAAATATGAGatttcttttttatcataactTTCAAACAAGCCACAATCATCCAACCAAATCATCATTAAACTGCACTCATTGGCAGATCTTGAAAGATTTTGTACAAATCCGAGCATACCAACTAAATTTCGCAGTGTGTTAGCCGTTGATACGACCTACAACGTGTCAAATTACTGCGTCACCCAAACCACTAATCGCAATCTTTCTCTTCTCCATCGAAACACGCAGAAGCACCCATGGTTTCCTGGGCCAATCTTTGTTTATCGTCATCAGGAAAAAGATGATTTTTCGTATTTTCGGCAAGCTGTGAAACGAGGAAAGCTATCTCTAGAAGACTTAGCCAGAATTGGAACTGATGAATGCGACGAACTTTACAACGGCAATTGCAAGAAAGTAATGGTAACACCGGTCATTTTTTAGGTAAAGAACATATCATCAAAACAATTCAACGGAAGCTAAACCAACTTTCCTTTCCAAAGTCAGCTTTAAGTACCATTGTGAACGACATATTTGGTGATCCATTTAATTCTGGGAATGAAGTTTTATATACGTGTGAATCATGACAGGCTTACGAAAGTCTTGTAGAGAAGTTCTTTCTAAAATGGAGAAACTTTAAGCGTTCCCACAAAAAAACTTGAAGGAAATCGTTTTGTGGAttattttgagaaatataaaAGAGAACTATTAAAAGAAACAATGACAATGCATGCACGACGAAGAAGTTATTTCGAAGAAAATTATGGCCAAAATCCAATTGAGTGGTTACATTTTTTGAGTAAAAATGAGATAGACAGTCATCAAAACATCAAAAAGTCACACAAAGATGCTCCTCTGACTGTGACattccaaaagttaaaaagcGGTTCAATTCGTCTTTATCGCGATGGAACAAAAGCAATATAAAACGAAGGTCCATATGAATTGTCACGACCGTTGTGACACatttttatgcccatagagaataattctttcacatttcctgtaaactttacaagagGACCACCATCAATATCACAAGTGGAAtcaattttatagaatttaaagtgtgtctgttaagttgttttttatggttttgtttccgacatcctgttaaacttttgtcagcctacatgtaaaataccaggtttttttacagggttttttgactttttatcgTAAATTTTCGTGGGTTTATTATGggttaaaaaattatgagagAATGGCATGGTTGTCAGTTTATATTGTTCgtgttgcaaaatgctgttttttgaaattttgtgtaaatttttgtggaaacAGACCACatgcaaatatatatactgaaagaCCAATTTTTTGTAGAATCGGAATTCACTGTAAGCTGTTGCCTGATGTCTCTATATTTCGTATTATAAACTAATGTTGGGGATGACATGTGATGCCATTTTTGCTgaaagaaaattccatggtttcacgtttttgtttttcttaacaattttacaaaattttgtagggataaatgtttgctgatgataaaaaaattacttaatgttctgactgaaactgtttttgttttttatatttttaatctaaTGGGGGaggactgtatgcactgaaatgactgagttttctatattttgatgtgtttcataaccttttcgTGAAAGATTAATGGATAATGGTAATTTGCTGAATGATTGTTGATTTAggtgtttctcaaaaaccaatctgtttaaca is a window encoding:
- the LOC130623986 gene encoding uncharacterized protein LOC130623986 → MTHFCHKIYDACVKYDQHLSSNVTDLSLIYDLIAYNVRDPIWTLIQSRCPSFRRRDCNAQFSEIFQESVFGSLNDSEKALFITSFQYNDCCECCGRIICGSMCSFVQYVSNYRSLPLAHFNDNWHMYLFAHNFFVTKIVCPLCGERTTVPNALTTPATVLFIEFSNEMQNQLKIQTIIEVGGLRYKLSGAVKNKNMHFTTCVTFQNSWMYIDDLTFNEELVLTTNYSTIICFLTEALDVQFDESVAQKDSTATPPKEMIVCCPIIESIVVKTFLQCKICKGKVDIRPGTGLATCTNVHCGRDFSVTHLKQQPNCCQICVVLDMRNKYVALTVTAYREVLEEYFSEEIADEVKLRSDLLNLTDVDFVITKGQKVSKMTMHKK